A region from the Rufibacter sp. DG15C genome encodes:
- a CDS encoding DUF3341 domain-containing protein yields MTSKKFILGIFDDEDVLLNAIEKTRAAGTKIYDVFSPYPIHGIDDVLGIQRSRLPIVAFFCGLCGTSFALWMQIYMLGFDWPMIIGGKPHISLPAFIPVTFELTVLCAAFGMVITFFIISGLRPTLKVPVMDVRSTDDKFVMAIEYKEGTNMQQLNDLLRSNGAIEVNEKEVVK; encoded by the coding sequence ATGACTAGTAAGAAATTCATACTCGGTATTTTCGACGACGAGGATGTGCTGCTGAACGCCATCGAAAAGACACGCGCGGCCGGCACTAAGATTTACGATGTATTCTCTCCTTATCCAATTCACGGAATTGATGATGTTTTAGGGATTCAGCGTTCTAGATTGCCTATCGTGGCATTCTTCTGTGGCCTTTGCGGAACCTCGTTTGCCCTTTGGATGCAGATATACATGTTGGGTTTTGACTGGCCAATGATCATTGGTGGAAAGCCACACATCTCATTGCCTGCATTTATTCCGGTAACATTTGAATTAACGGTTCTTTGCGCCGCTTTTGGAATGGTCATCACCTTCTTTATCATTAGCGGATTGAGACCAACTCTAAAAGTACCAGTAATGGATGTTCGTTCTACAGATGATAAATTTGTAATGGCCATCGAATACAAAGAAGGTACAAACATGCAGCAACTGAACGATCTTCTTCGCTCAAATGGAGCCATAGAAGTTAACGAGAAGGAGGTAGTTAAATAA
- a CDS encoding cytochrome c yields MILFSSITLLSCGNDATDPGLEYAPDMYNPVAYEPLKQLDGNYNAFNPGGGNLRVPAAHTIARGKLDFYTRISKDSAEVAGSELKNPLKATSANLAEGKVLYLRFCSPCHGESGAGDGLVGAKFKGVPNYTQGRYASLPVGHIYHVIVNGRGRMMPHGTQVNPQERWKIAMYVQQLQKGITEVEGATPESTDVASKSADAPAGASTTENTNPVTGSTADSAKNTRN; encoded by the coding sequence ATGATTCTTTTCTCGTCCATAACCCTGCTTTCATGTGGCAATGATGCTACAGATCCAGGATTGGAATATGCGCCAGATATGTATAATCCGGTAGCGTATGAACCCTTGAAGCAGTTAGACGGAAACTACAATGCCTTTAACCCAGGAGGTGGGAACCTACGTGTACCAGCTGCGCATACCATTGCCAGAGGTAAATTAGATTTCTACACCCGCATCTCTAAAGACAGCGCGGAAGTGGCTGGCAGTGAGTTGAAAAACCCATTGAAAGCTACATCAGCTAACTTGGCAGAAGGTAAGGTATTGTATTTGAGATTCTGTTCTCCTTGCCACGGTGAGTCTGGTGCTGGTGATGGATTGGTAGGAGCTAAGTTCAAAGGGGTTCCTAACTATACCCAAGGCAGATATGCCTCTCTACCAGTTGGCCATATCTACCATGTGATTGTAAATGGTCGTGGACGGATGATGCCGCATGGTACGCAGGTTAACCCACAAGAGCGCTGGAAGATTGCCATGTATGTGCAGCAATTGCAAAAGGGAATCACTGAAGTAGAAGGTGCAACTCCAGAATCTACAGATGTGGCTTCAAAATCTGCTGATGCCCCTGCAGGCGCAAGTACAACTGAAAACACTAATCCAGTAACAGGTTCCACTGCAGATTCTGCAAAGAATACTCGCAACTAA